Proteins from one Thalassophryne amazonica chromosome 20, fThaAma1.1, whole genome shotgun sequence genomic window:
- the LOC117501760 gene encoding uncharacterized protein C1orf43 homolog isoform X1, with amino-acid sequence MAESSPLSGVNVVLVMAYGSLVFVLLFIFVKRQIMRFAMRSRRGPHAPIGHNAPKGLKEDIDSQLSKVQEIRFEPRLLSEEDDRLTQGSQISCYNYLYRMKALDTIRDSGIPLQDISCSPSTFTGRSFRNWLMELRNSHSLIKSSRSALIDHLLEGYDSARHGTGVFGEAEFREYQQALSELADVVKAYSSSTSLDQHHQCAAKDLTGSPLRSTPSTIQVTYLPSTGQRSKRPKHFLELKSFKDNYNTLESTL; translated from the exons ATGGCGGAGTCGTCGCCTTTATCAGGCGTTAATGTTGTTTTGGTCATGGCCTACGGCAGCTTG GtgtttgtgttgctgtttatCTTCGTTAAGAGACAGATCATGCGTTTTGCAATGAGATCTCGAAGGGGCCCTCATGCCCCAATCGGGCACAACGCACCCAAG GGTCTGAAGGAGGACATAGACTCCCAGCTGTCCAAGGTTCAGGAAATCCGGTTCGAACCTCGTCTCCTGTCAGAAGAAGACGACCGACTCACACAGGGGTCACAGATCA GTTGCTACAACTACCTGTACAGAATGAAGGCTCTCGATACCATCCGTGACTCAG GAATTCCTCTGCAGGACATAAGCTGCAGCCCGAGCACCTTCACCGGACGCAGCTTCAGGAACTGGCTGATGGAGCTGCGTAACTCCCACTCTCTGATCAAGAGCAGCCGCAGCGCGCTGATTGACCACCTACTGGAGGGTTACGACAGCGCCCGCCACGGCACTGGG GTGTTTGGGGAAGCAGAATTTCGGGAGTACCAGCAGGCTCTGAGTGAACTAGCTGACGT GGTGAAGGCCTATTCCAGCAGCACCAGTCTGGATCAGCATCACCAGTGTGCAGCCAAAGACCTGACCGGATCTCCTCTCCGCAGCACTCCGTCCACCATCCAGGTCACCTACCTTCCCTCCACCGGTCAGCGCAGTAAGAGGCCGAAACATTTTCTGGAGCTCAAAAGCTTCAAAGACAATTACAACACGCTGGAGAGCACCCTGTGA
- the LOC117501760 gene encoding uncharacterized protein C1orf43 homolog isoform X2, which translates to MAESSPLSGVNVVLVMAYGSLVFVLLFIFVKRQIMRFAMRSRRGPHAPIGHNAPKGLKEDIDSQLSKVQEIRFEPRLLSEEDDRLTQGSQISCYNYLYRMKALDTIRDSGIPLQDISCSPSTFTGRSFRNWLMELRNSHSLIKSSRSALIDHLLEGYDSARHGTGVGSQLYTCQGEGLFQQHQSGSASPVCSQRPDRISSPQHSVHHPGHLPSLHRSAQ; encoded by the exons ATGGCGGAGTCGTCGCCTTTATCAGGCGTTAATGTTGTTTTGGTCATGGCCTACGGCAGCTTG GtgtttgtgttgctgtttatCTTCGTTAAGAGACAGATCATGCGTTTTGCAATGAGATCTCGAAGGGGCCCTCATGCCCCAATCGGGCACAACGCACCCAAG GGTCTGAAGGAGGACATAGACTCCCAGCTGTCCAAGGTTCAGGAAATCCGGTTCGAACCTCGTCTCCTGTCAGAAGAAGACGACCGACTCACACAGGGGTCACAGATCA GTTGCTACAACTACCTGTACAGAATGAAGGCTCTCGATACCATCCGTGACTCAG GAATTCCTCTGCAGGACATAAGCTGCAGCCCGAGCACCTTCACCGGACGCAGCTTCAGGAACTGGCTGATGGAGCTGCGTAACTCCCACTCTCTGATCAAGAGCAGCCGCAGCGCGCTGATTGACCACCTACTGGAGGGTTACGACAGCGCCCGCCACGGCACTGGGGTTGGTTCTCAGCTATACACGTGCCAG GGTGAAGGCCTATTCCAGCAGCACCAGTCTGGATCAGCATCACCAGTGTGCAGCCAAAGACCTGACCGGATCTCCTCTCCGCAGCACTCCGTCCACCATCCAGGTCACCTACCTTCCCTCCACCGGTCAGCGCAGTAA
- the LOC117501760 gene encoding uncharacterized protein C1orf43 homolog isoform X3: MAESSPLSGVNVVLVMAYGSLVFVLLFIFVKRQIMRFAMRSRRGPHAPIGHNAPKGLKEDIDSQLSKVQEIRFEPRLLSEEDDRLTQGSQISCYNYLYRMKALDTIRDSGIPLQDISCSPSTFTGRSFRNWLMELRNSHSLIKSSRSALIDHLLEGYDSARHGTGGEGLFQQHQSGSASPVCSQRPDRISSPQHSVHHPGHLPSLHRSAQ, encoded by the exons ATGGCGGAGTCGTCGCCTTTATCAGGCGTTAATGTTGTTTTGGTCATGGCCTACGGCAGCTTG GtgtttgtgttgctgtttatCTTCGTTAAGAGACAGATCATGCGTTTTGCAATGAGATCTCGAAGGGGCCCTCATGCCCCAATCGGGCACAACGCACCCAAG GGTCTGAAGGAGGACATAGACTCCCAGCTGTCCAAGGTTCAGGAAATCCGGTTCGAACCTCGTCTCCTGTCAGAAGAAGACGACCGACTCACACAGGGGTCACAGATCA GTTGCTACAACTACCTGTACAGAATGAAGGCTCTCGATACCATCCGTGACTCAG GAATTCCTCTGCAGGACATAAGCTGCAGCCCGAGCACCTTCACCGGACGCAGCTTCAGGAACTGGCTGATGGAGCTGCGTAACTCCCACTCTCTGATCAAGAGCAGCCGCAGCGCGCTGATTGACCACCTACTGGAGGGTTACGACAGCGCCCGCCACGGCACTGGG GGTGAAGGCCTATTCCAGCAGCACCAGTCTGGATCAGCATCACCAGTGTGCAGCCAAAGACCTGACCGGATCTCCTCTCCGCAGCACTCCGTCCACCATCCAGGTCACCTACCTTCCCTCCACCGGTCAGCGCAGTAA